A genomic stretch from Cellulomonas sp. KRMCY2 includes:
- a CDS encoding DUF5709 domain-containing protein, producing MTTYGDTPATSPDPEGTAEGDTDQLSQEDTLIDRSLADALDEGYVPPDYPTETRFGRTALEEARGETLAERLAREQPEVWQTADGPDAGARDPERIGRLVPGVVEPTGDSAASLMADDVGVAGGAASAEEAAVHVIEDEDLPDDDGDLREGAEHEGDEVEQEDERRS from the coding sequence ATGACCACGTACGGCGACACACCGGCCACCTCCCCCGACCCGGAGGGCACGGCGGAGGGCGACACCGACCAGCTGTCCCAGGAGGACACACTGATCGATCGCAGCCTGGCGGACGCCCTCGACGAGGGCTACGTCCCGCCGGACTACCCGACCGAGACCCGCTTCGGCCGGACCGCGCTCGAGGAGGCGCGCGGCGAGACGCTCGCCGAGCGCCTGGCCCGTGAGCAGCCGGAGGTGTGGCAGACGGCCGACGGGCCCGACGCGGGCGCGCGCGACCCGGAGCGGATCGGACGGCTCGTACCCGGTGTCGTCGAACCCACCGGTGACTCCGCCGCGAGCCTGATGGCCGACGACGTCGGTGTCGCCGGGGGTGCGGCGAGCGCCGAGGAGGCGGCCGTCCACGTGATCGAGGACGAGGACCTGCCGGACGACGACGGCGACCTACGCGAGGGTGCGGAGCACGAGGGCGACGAGGTGGAGCAGGAGGACGAACGGCGGTCCTGA